The Saprospiraceae bacterium genomic interval TTTGGGTTTCGAAATAATCTTTTAATCTCGAATCATGGCTCACCACGACCAGGGAAGCCTTGTGGATTTCTGCCTGGTCTGAAAGCAATTTTGCCACGACAAGAGCACGTTTGTCATCTAAAGAAGAAGTTGGTTCGTCTGCCAATAACAAAGCTGGTTGATTGATCACTGCTCTGGCCAGGCTGAGCCGTTGAGCTTCCCCCTGTGATAAGGAATTTGGAAGTTGCTTTGCTTTGTCGCTGAGATCGAGTATTTTCAATAGTTCTATGATGCGATCCACATCCTTCTTTCGACCGGAAAGTTTTTGAAAAAGTTGAAGATTTTCAGTAATATTCAATGCATTTAAAAAATGAGGCTTTTGTAATACAAGCCCAATGTGGGCAGCCCGGAATCGGTCGTGTTCATGCATTGGCAACTTTTGAAATTCCTGTCCGGCAATTTGAATACTTCCGGAATCAGGAATGAGCAATCCTGCGAGTAAATGCAATAAAGTAGTTTTTCCGCAACCAGAGGGGCCTAATATCAATACGGCTTTACCTGCTTCGCATTGTATATCAGGAAATTGAAATACGCGATTCGCAGAGCGATACTTGAAGGAGACCTGACTGGTAGATAACATGTTATTGTCAATAAAAAAAGCTGTACATCAGGCACAGCTTTCATTTTTAAGATTTATATGAACGATTACTTCATTAAAATATAACACAAAAATATCTTATTGCTTAACCCATTTTTTTGTCGTACTCGATCCACCACTTTCTATTTTTGCAAAATAAATACCTTTCTCGAAGTGCTGAACATTCAGTTCAAAACCATGGTTTTGCAATTGAATGCTACTGTTATACATAACTTTTCCCAGCAAATTCGTAATGACCAAGTTTGCATTTTTTTGTAGGTTTTCAGGGAAAATAATATTTAATTTCTGAAATACCGGATTGGATTGGATGTGGAAGGGAAGAATTTTCTCCTGAGTGGTGGCTGTAATGACATCATTCGCTGATCCGCTGTTCAGGATCTCTTTGGTCGTTTCTTCCTGCACCCATACCAACGTATAAATTTGATTAGGCACCCAGGAAGGCTGGAGGGTATATGTAAAGGATTTGGCAACGGATCCACCCTGATTGCTGAGATCTATTTCATCGCCACCTGCATCGCTTGCAAAATCTCTGAATACATCGTAATGAACTTTTTCGCCATTGGGTGAAGCATATTGCAAAACGCGTTCGACAATGGCAGCATAGATGCGATATTTACCTGCTGGTTTTGTACCTAATGTTTTGATTTCAATATTCGAAATTCGCATATCCGTACCGGCATCTTTAACTAAAATCTGTATAGGGGATTCTTTTTTTATTTCAGCATCCATGAATGAAGCATTGACAGAAGATGCAGATTTTTTTGTTGTACCGTTGAAAACGATGGTAGGAGTGCCTAGAATTCCATAAAAGTTGCTGCGTTGATTTTGGTCATCTTTATTCGCCTGATAGAGCAGACAGGCCGAATAAGGAATCGGAGGGTGAATGGATATGTGATGATATTTGTCTTTATAATTATTTAAAAGGTTATAGTAACCTGGATTTGTCGCCGCACAAACCCCGCAACGTGTATTGGTGAAGTGTTCCATAAAAACATAGCGCTTGGCTTGCGAAAAAGAATGGCTAATTACAGATAGGAAACAAAAAGAAATAAGTAATTTTTTAGTCATGTTCATCATATTTAAGTTTCGGAATGCAATAATAACGAATGGTTGTTGAAGATGTTTAAGAAAACCATAGGCTTCTATATTAATTTTAGTTAAATAATTTCAGGCGCCCCCCTTCCAAAATTGCAACTTTGTCGTGGCTTGTGGAAAGTTGACGAATACGATTAATTCCAGAATATAATTCTGTTTCAATTCCAGTTTTTTGGCTAAAACCAAATATTTTGTTGTTTTTTATCTTATATATGGACTTGCTGTTGAGGCTGGCTGTTTCGAGGTCGGGGTCTTTCCAATGATCATGTTCAAAAAGTTGGGTGGTGAAGCTTTGTATCCCGACGTATCTGCAAATGAAATAGATTTTATCCTGAAACTTTAAAATCGAGACATCTCTCCCTTTGACAGGTAAGTTTAATCCGCTATAAATAGAATTTTCAATTTGTTGCGTGTGATAATTTTTGATATAGAGTTTATTTCCGTCATATAAGATCAGCCGTTCGCTATCAAAGTGACAAATCCTTGTGTTTTCACTCAATTCGGGTTCATACAATGTTTGGATTAAATGCAACTGGGCATCGAACAGGCTCATTTGGAAATCTCCTGGATAGTATAAAATAAGTTTAAAAGGGTCGCTGACATCCAGTGCAACTTCATTCCAGTTGTTTTGAAGAGTCGTCTGGTGAAGCAACTTAAAATTTACATCGTATTTTAATAAAGTTTTATCGGATTGACGGAGAACATATATATTTCCAAGTGGATCCAATTGTATCAAATCTGCCTGAATCGCGGTATCCAGCAACAATTTTAAAGTCTGTGAATACGCAGACGTGAAAACAGCAATCCAGAGTAAATTAAGAATAAGGAAAAACCTGGTCATTCTTATAAAAATTAAGTTGAACATGGCCACCTTCCATGCTGGCATATGACCTGAAGCTAATCCAGTCTCCTAAATTTATATAACGGGATTTTTTATTCGACAATAAATAGTCGATTGGCAAATGACGGTGTCCAAAAATATAGTAATCACAATCATTTTCGGGTAGATGTGATTCGGCAAATTGAATCAACCATTCTTTTTCAGGTCCTAAAAACTGCTGAACCGCATCCTGTGCTTCCCTGCTTTTTGAACTGAAATAGTTGGCTAAACCGATGCCGACATCCGGATGAAGCCATCTGAACATCCTTTGGGCAAGTGGATTGGTAAATAGTTTTTTAACCAGTTTATAACCATGATCTCCCGGACCGAGTCCATCGCCGTGACCAATAAATAATTTTTTGCCCTGAATTTCCCTGATGATTGGATTTTTGTAAATTGGAATATCCAACTCCTTTGTAAAATAATCAAACATCCAAAGGTCGTGATTGCCGGTAAAAAAGTGAACAGGTATATTTTTTTTTCGCAACGCATACAAGGCGGAAAGGATACCTGTATATCCTCTGGGAATCACTTTTTTATAATCAAACCAAAAATCAAAAACATCTCCTACAAGGTACAATTCAGCTGCATGATCTGAAATGCTTTCAAGCCAATTCAGGATGTGCTGCTCCCTATCCTTACTATGTTCAGTTTCGGATTTCAGGTGAAAGTCGGATGCAAAATAAACGACTGCCAAAAGATAAATTATGTGGGATCAGTAAACCTGGGATCTGCTTCCATAACAGTGCCACAATTGGGGCAGGTCCTGAGTTCTGAAGAGTTGTAATATTCCTTGAACCGTGGTAAGAAGTCTTTTTCAATATTTTCAAGATGAAAATAACTATCGTGAAGTTTGGTATTGCAATTCTCGCAAAACCACATCAGGCCATCCATATCCTGTTCGCGCCGTTTTGCTTCGATGACCAGTCCGATGGTTCCCGCGGGTCTCATCGGTGAATGGGGCGTTTTCGCAGGAAGGAGAAATATTTCCCCTTCGCGTATGGGTATGTCCACAGGTTTTCCATCTTCCTGGATCCGTACCGTGATATCGCCCTCTAATTGAAAAAACCATTCTTCCGTTTCGTTGTAATGGTAATCTTTCCTCGCATTCGGGCCTGCAACGACCATAACAATAAAATCATCGGCTTCCTGATAGAGGTTCCGGTTGGCAACAGGTGGTTTGAGTTCAGAGCGATGTTCTTCCACCCATTTTTGGATATTAAAGGGTCTGCGTACAGGCATGGTTTTAAAATTTAGGATAAAGATAGTTCATTCAGGCTAAAGGCAAAAGGCTGAAGGGAAAATGGAGGATGGGGTCTTTCTTTACTTTTTGAGATAATCCTTCACGGCATTACCCCTTCCACATTTGGGTACGACTTAAAAACTGCTTTTATTTTATTCTGGTAATGTTATGTTCACGCTTTAGGCAGTAAGTAGTACATCCAAAATAAAGTGGCTGATCTATTTGTAATCTTTTAGAAAAGAAATCGACCTTTAAAAAAAACCGAAAAAGGCATCCAGCTTGATCCAATGCAAAAGTTTATACAACTTAATAAAAGACTTCTAAAAATTCGTTGCACAAAGCACTATAAATGGATAAAGACATTCCATTATTTTAAAAGTTATTTCAAAATCGATGATAATATTTTAATCCATACGAAACATTATTTCAATTGTTCCAAATCAAATATAATTTTCAGAGTTTATGATTCGTTAAATTATTTATTCGGGTACAAGAGAAATTTATATGAAATGAAATTTGAGTGATTGTATGGAAGGCATGGCCACAATTATGAACCTAACATTTACCATAATTAAGAATTTGCAGGATTTAGGCTAATGTAAGGATTTGCTCTTCAAATCTGTTCATCTCACAATTCATTAAATCCCCTTAAAATCCGTTAAATCCTGTCAACTTTCCACTACTTTTGCAAATCCTAATGATATTTCCTAACAAATCAAGATCATGCGTTTAATTTTTATAGTATTGTATTGTTTTGCAAATTTGCCAGGCCCCGCTGCTCAATCTCTCAAAACGCCATTTGAAAAAAACAACAACCAAACATCTACCTATATAGATTGTATCAACTTTTATAAAGCGCTGGAGAAAAAATCGGGCTTGGTAAAAGTTTTTGAAGCAGGTCCATCTGACGTTTCTTTGCCCATTTACACGGTCGTATTGAGTAGTAAAAAAAATTTTACTCCTGAAAAAAGCCGGAAAGCCGGCAAAGCCATATTATTTATAAATAACGGAATTCATCCGGGCGAACCGGATGGCATCGAAGCTTCTATGATGTTTGCACGCGATCTCGTATCAGATCCCAATCAGGCAAAAATTCTGGATGAAATCAGCATCGTAATTATTCCGATCTACAATGTGGGCGGTAGTCTGCTACGAAATAAATATTCTCGGGTCAACCAGAACGGTCCCGATGAATACGGATTCAGAGGCAACGCACAAAATCTGGACCTCAACCGCGATTTTATCAAATGCGACAGCAGAAATGCAAAGACCTTTACCCAATTGTTCAGACATTGGGATCCCGATATTTTTCTCGAAACCCACACAACAGATGGAGCTGATTACCCTTACCTGATGACCCTTCTTTCCAGCCAAAGACATAAGCTGCAAATTGAATTGGCAAATTACATTTATAAGCATTTCATCCCTCCCTTTATAAAATCGATGTCTGAAAGAAATTTAGATGTGATCCCTTATGTAAATTCAGAAGGAGATCCTTCCGGAGGAATTTTTGATTTTTTAGACTCACCACGATTTTCTACAGGATATGCAGCACTTTTTCATTGCATGGGTTTTCTGGCCGAATCTCATATGCTGAAACCCTATAACGCAAGAGTAAGTGCACATAAATTGTTGATGCAAAAGCTTGCCGAACAAACCCGGTTGCAGAAAAATGAACTGCTCCGTGTTCGCGAAGAAGCCAAATCAGCAGCTACTAAAAGTAAGACTATGGATATACGCTGGAAAATCGACAAGTCGCGCTGCGATAGTTTGTATTTTACAGGTTATACTGCTGAAAAAAAAATCAGTGAGCTTACGGGTTTAGAACGCATCTCATACGATAAAAATAAACCTTATTCAAAAAATATTCCCTATTACAATGTTTGCCAACCGGTCAAAACTGTGAAACGTCCAACGGCATACTTCGTACCTGCCGCTTTTGAAATGGTTATCGAGAGATTGAAATGGAACGGTGTACAGATGCATCGTCTCGAAAAAGACAGTCTGGTTCGGGCTCATTATTATAAAATTAAAAATTTCAAAAGCGTTTCTAAACCTTATGAAGGCCATTTTATGCATCAGGAGGTTGAAACAGAATCCATAAGAGATTCGCGAATGTACTTCAAAGGGGATTACATCATTTACACCCAACAACCTGCAATACGTTATATCGTTGAAACGCTGGAACCCGAAGCTCACGATGCATTTTTTGTTTGGAATTTTTTTGATCCCATACTTCAAAGAAAGGAATACTTCAGCGACTATCTTTTCGAAGATCTGGCTGTATCTATACTTGAAAACGACCGGGACATTAAAAAAGAATTTGAAGAGAGAAAGTTGAACGATTCCCAATTTGCTCGGAGCAGCAGAGCCATGCTCGAATTTATATATGACCGTTCAAAATATGCAGAACCGGGCTACCGATTATATCCGGTAGCATTAATTTATCAGGAAGATTGATGAGTACCGGCATCTTTTTGCTGTTTTTCGTGTACACTTTTGAATAGCTCATGGTTTTTTAATACGCTGGCTCTATTTTGATTTGTCAGATTAGATTTGTCTATAATTAACCCAATCTCTGCATTAGAATTGAAAATATACTATATATTGTTGATTATCAATATATAATTTCAAATATATTGCAATAGAAAGGTGATTTACAAAAACCCTATACAAAGCTTATTGCTTCTTGCTTTAAGCTAAGTAACTGGATTCCATGGCATGAATTGGGATTAACATTCAACCTTGTCATTTGAATGACATTCGCTTATCTTTGCACACCCTTTAAATTGTGATATGGGAAGGATATTTGAAGTCAGAAAACACAAAATGTTTGCTCGTTATGCCAAAATGAGCAAGCAGTTTGCACGCATCAGTAAGGAAGTATTTATGGCGGTAAAGGCCTCAGGCCCCAATCCCGATAGCAATCCAAGGTTGAGGGCTGCATTCCAGAATGCAAGGGCCTGCAACATGCCTAAAGACAGGTTGGAAGCGGCGATTAAAAAAGCAGCATCCAAAGACGAGAAAGATCTGGAGATCCTTACTTATGAAGGCTATGGTCCATACGGTGTTGCTGTTTTAGTTGAGACCGCTACAGACAATCCTACCCGAACCGTAGCCAACATCCGTTCCTACTTTAATAAATATGGCGGGAGCCTTGGTACTTCCGGAAGTGTGGAATATTTGTTTGAACACAAATGTAATTTTCGGATCAGGAAAAAACCAGGAATGGATCCGGAAATGCTGGAACTGGAGCTCATTGATGCGGGTTGCGAAGAGCTCAATGAAGATGGAGAAGAACTTGTAGTCTATGGAAATTTTGACGGCTTTGGCAGTCTGCAGGATTATTTTGAAAAACACGAAATTGAAATTATTTCTTCTGGTTTTGACCGGATACCAACTACGACTAAAAAACTTACCCAGGAACAGGAGGAAGAAGTCAATAAATTGTTGGATAAAATTGAAGAAGATGAAGATGTTCAAAACGTCTTTAGTACCATGGAGTGATTTCCATAATAACCCAAAGCATTTTTAAATGAGCACTTTCAGCGAAGATTTTTTGTTGAATGTCAGATTGCATCGCATTGCTCTTTTGGTTTTGCCATTTCTGATTTATGCAAATACGCTCAACCATGAATTTGTGCTGGATGATGGTATCGTAATCACTGAAAATAAATTCGTTAAACAAGGTTTTTCGGGTATTGGTGAATTGCTTACCAAAGATTCATTCTATGGCTTTTTCAAAAAGCAAGGAAAAGAAAAATTGGTTTCCGGAGGAAGGTACAGACCCATGAGTTTAATCGTTTTTGCTGTGACCTATGAACTCTTTGGTGCAAGTCCGTTTGTATTTCATTTTCTGTCCATTCTGATCTATGCCTTGTTGGGCTTGGTCATGTATGTTTGTCTCCAAAAATTATTCTCATTGAAACTGGGTCAAGCCTCCAGACCTTTTTCACTCCTCACATCCTTGTTGTTTATAACTCACCCCGTCCATACGGAATGCGTGGCCAATGTGAAAGGAATGGACGAGAGCCTGGCCTTGTTGTTTTCACTTTTAGCGTTTGTTTTTTTTCTTCAATACCTTGAAGTCAAAAAATATCAGATGATTGCAATTTCTGGTTTTTGTATGCTGCTCGGACTCCTGTCGAAAGAAAATGCAATAGCCTATGTAGTTTTGATACCCTTAGGCACATTTCTTTTGCACGATTACAATAAATCGCAGTTGGTCAGGGCCTCAATGGTATTGATGATTGCGGGACTTATTTTTGTTTTAATGCGAGCAAATACTTTGGGTTTAAACCCATTTACCAGGCTGTCGACCGAACTTATGAACAATCCGTTCATGAAACTTGAAAATGGTCAGAAAGTGGCCATGAATATTTTTGAAAAAACCGGGATCATCACTTATTGCCTTTTTGAATACCTCCGGCTATTGATCTGGCCGCATCCGCTTACCCATGATTATTATCCCAAGCATATTCCATTGTTAGGTCCCTTTTCCTGGAAATCAATTTCGGCAGTAGTGATTTACACTTCAGCCATCGCTACCGCTTTGTGGAGTTATAAAACACTCCGGGTATTTACTTATTGTGTTGCATCATACATCCTTCCTTTGTTTTTAGTTTCGAATATTATGTTCCCGATAGGAACAAATATGGGGGAGCGATTTCTTTTTATGCCTTCATTGGGATTTATCATTGGTCTTGTCTTCCTGTTGCTGAAATTTAATCATCTCAATTACCAGAGGAGCTTTTATATGCTCATGCCACTTTATGTGCTGTTCTCTTTTTTAACGATCAACAGAAATCCAGCCTGGAAGTCCAATAAAATATTATTTGATACCGATTTACATACCTCTGCACAAAGTGCAAAAATTCACAATGCTGTAGCAGGTGTTCTTCTCGAATCGGTACCTTCGATAAAAGATAGTGCCGAGATTCGAAAAATTACCAGCAAGGCCAGAATGGAACTGGAAAAAGCGCTTCAAATTCATCCACTTTACATGGAGGCACATTTGCAAATGGGGAATATTTATTATTACGAAAAGGACTACGCAAATGCGATTGAGAAATACAATTATTTATTGAGTCATTTACCGGAGGACGAAGATGCATTCAAGAACCTGCAAATGGCCTTGCGCGAGCGCGGCAGGCAATTGGGTCAATCCGGTAAACTTCAGGAAGCAACTGATTTTATCAAAAAGGCTTTGGGCATGAACCCAGGTGATGCAGAATGTTTGATGCTGATGGGAATTGCTGAAGGATCTGCAGGAAATAATGATGTAGCCATTGAATATTTCAGAAAAGCAATCCAGATGGAACCTAAAAATGCACAAGCTTATTTTAACCTGGGTATTGCTTTTAAAAATTCGGGCGACGCGATTAAATCAGATTCCATGTTTAACGTTGCAAAAGTAATTGATCCACAGATTTTACAAAAGAACGGCCTGATCGACCAATGAAAATAGTAAAATGCATTTTAATTCTAATATGCTTCTATGGTCGCGCCACCGGTCAGGATAATTTTAACTTGAATGGTCCCGATACCCTGCTCAAAAAAATGACACTTGAGGAAAAAATCGGACAGTTATTTATCATCCGTTCTTTTTCAAACGAAAACGAAGAGCAAACCAGGGATGTCATTCATACAATCAAAACTTTTGGCGTTGGAGGAGTGTGTTTTTTTAAAGGGACTTTGGCTGGAATGACTCAAAAAATAGATACGTATCAGACCGTTTCCAAGTGGCCATTGCTGATGAGTATGGATGGCGAATGGGGATTGGGGATGCGGCTAACAGATGTTTCCAGGTTTCCTAAGCAAATGTGCCTGGGTGCATTAACGGATAATAAACCCATTTACAGAATGGCATATGAAATGGCCAGTCAAATGAAATTGGTTGGACTGCATATGAATTTCGCTCCTGTCGCAGACATCAACAACAACTTGCTCAATCCTGTGATTAACGAACGTTCGTTTGGATCAGACCGGCGAATGGTCACCGCTAAAGTATTTGCTTATATGCTAGGCCTTCAGGATGGTGGCATTTTAGCCTGTCTGAAACATTTTCCCGGACATGGAGATACGGAAGTGGATTCTCATAAGGATTTGCCAGTGCTTCCTTTTTCGAAGTCAAGACTTGACAGCCTTGAACTGTTTCCTTTTGCTGTACTCAGTAAATTTCAACCTGCTGCAATGATGGTTGGGCATTTGCATATCCCTCGTCTGGACAGCACTCCAAATATGTCCGCAACGCTATCCGAGAAAATAAACCATCAAATCCTTCGGGAGGAATTTGGATATGAGGGCTTGATTATAACCGATGCCCTTGAGATGGAAGGCGTTACCAAACATTTTTCAGATGCAGAAATCGCTTTGTTTGCTTTTAAAGCCGGCAACGATATGCTCTTGCTCAGCAGAAATATTTTTGAAGCGGGTAATGCTATAAAAGATGCTATTCAAAGAGGTGAAATTTCAGAAAGGCAGTTGGACGAGAAAGTGAGTCGGATTCTAAATTATAAACACAAAGTAGGTTTGTTTGCGCAGCGAATACCTGATCGTCCCGAAGGATTATTAAAATCATTCAACAAGAGGATCGCAACGCACAATGACCAATTATACAGGAAAGCCATGTGCCTGGGGAGAGACCCCCAGAATCTCATTCCGATCAGAGATATTCCGGCCAAAATAATCACATTAAAGCTAGGAAAGCCAACAGCCGCAACTTTTTTGTCGCGAATTAATGATTATGCAGCTGTTTCAAATTATAGTCTCGAAGATACATCGCAGTGGAATGATCAACTCGGAAAAGCGATTTCAGAAGCCGAACTGATCATTATTCATGTACACGGACTGAGCTTTAATTCACAAAAATCTTTTGGATTAGATCTGCTAAACCTGCAGAAACTTAACCCGCATCTCCGTGAAAAAAAATGTATAGTAGTGATGTTTGGTTGTCCATACGTAGCCATGTATTTTCCTCAACACTGCAGTTTGTTTCTCGCTCATGAAGAGAATGAATTGAGCATGGATATTGCTGCTCAAATGCTGTTTGGAACTGATCCGATTGTTGGAACAGTTCCAATGATGGTTTCTAATGCATTGCAACAAGGAAAATCAATAACCCGACCCTCCCTTTTGAGGATGGGCTATTCTATTCCGGAAACCCAGGGAATGAGCAGCGATAGTCTTGAAATTATTGATAGTATAGTTTATGAACTGATCAGTCAGAAGGCGGCTCCGGGTTGTCAGGTCGCTGTAGCACGCAACAATAAAATAATTTATCAGAAGTCATTTGGCTATTTGGATTATGATTCCTTGAGGAGAGTGGAGAACAATACTATATACGATCTGGCATCACTTACAAAAATTGTCACCACTGCCCCTATTCTATTTCAACTTGAAGACAGAAATAAGATAAAAGCTTCAGATAAGTTCTCCGACTATTTTGAATTATTCCGCAACACCAATAAAGAACAACTCACATTTAAAGATTTTATGATGCACCAGGGAAGATTGCTTTCGTGGATCCCGTATTATAGAAGCACATTAGTTCCAGTCGATAGCCCGGGTCTATATAATCCATTATATTACGATACAATTCCATCCAAGCAATATAATATTCCTGTATGTGAAGGGATGTTCCTCCGGTCGGATTTTGTAGATACGATATTGCAGGTTATTGCTGATTCCAGATTACTCGAAGAGCGAAAATTTAATTACTCTGATCTTGGTTTTTATTTTATACCCAAGTTGGTGCAGCAAGTCACCGGAAAAAACTTTGAAAGATATTTTCAAAAAGAGATATCTGAAAAGTTAGAACTTAGAAATGTTTTATTTAATCCAATAAGAAAAGGAATTCCAATAGAAAGTATTGCTCCTACCGAAATGGATCCATATTGGCGGAAGCAAAGAATACAGGGATATGTGCATGATATGGGTGCCGCCATGATGGGAGGAATCAGTGGACACGCAGGATTGTTTGGAAATGCACATGATGTACTCAGATTGATGCAATTGTATTTGAACAGAGGCCAATATGCAGGAAGGGAAATTCTGAAGGCATCTTCCATTGGTAAAAAAATGACAAGAGATTGGGAGTTTCAGAGAAGGGCTTATTTGTTTGATATGCCCCAACTAAAATCCGATTCGATTAAGCCTTATGTATCGAGCCTGGCATCGAATAGAACAATTGGGCATCAGGGCTTTACGGGTACCTGCGCCTGGGCAGACCCCGATGCCCAAATTAATTATGTATTTTTATCCAACAGGACTTTCCCTTTAGCCGAAAATAATAAATTGCACAAAGAGCGTTACCGGACCAGGATTCAGGAAATTCTATACAAAGCTATCATACCGGATGCTGGTGAAAATCCATATTTTCGTAATGTCAGTTCGGGTTCGGGGGCAGGTCCGTAAAATGCTAACTTTAATCATTCATGTGGCTTAATTTAAAAATCGCATTGCGTTATCTCGTTGGTAAAAAATCATCCCAGGCAATCCATTGGATCACCGGTATTTCGATTTTTGGGATAGCTGTGGGCTCTGCTGCCCTGATCATTGTTTTATCTGTATTCAATGGATTTGATGAACTCGTAACCGGAATGTTCAGTAAACACAATCCTGACATTAAGATCATTTCCAAAAATTCCAAATATTTTACAGAAGATTCCACGTTGGTACAGAAAATTTCAAAAGAAGCATATGTAGAATTCTTATCGCGTTCATTCGAAGAAGTTTGTATGTTTCAATATAAGGATGCTCAGGAATTTGGAATCATAAAAGGTGTAGAAAAGA includes:
- a CDS encoding ATP-binding cassette domain-containing protein; translated protein: MLSTSQVSFKYRSANRVFQFPDIQCEAGKAVLILGPSGCGKTTLLHLLAGLLIPDSGSIQIAGQEFQKLPMHEHDRFRAAHIGLVLQKPHFLNALNITENLQLFQKLSGRKKDVDRIIELLKILDLSDKAKQLPNSLSQGEAQRLSLARAVINQPALLLADEPTSSLDDKRALVVAKLLSDQAEIHKASLVVVSHDSRLKDYFETQILLT
- a CDS encoding Omp28-related outer membrane protein, with the translated sequence MTKKLLISFCFLSVISHSFSQAKRYVFMEHFTNTRCGVCAATNPGYYNLLNNYKDKYHHISIHPPIPYSACLLYQANKDDQNQRSNFYGILGTPTIVFNGTTKKSASSVNASFMDAEIKKESPIQILVKDAGTDMRISNIEIKTLGTKPAGKYRIYAAIVERVLQYASPNGEKVHYDVFRDFASDAGGDEIDLSNQGGSVAKSFTYTLQPSWVPNQIYTLVWVQEETTKEILNSGSANDVITATTQEKILPFHIQSNPVFQKLNIIFPENLQKNANLVITNLLGKVMYNSSIQLQNHGFELNVQHFEKGIYFAKIESGGSSTTKKWVKQ
- a CDS encoding UDP-2,3-diacylglucosamine diphosphatase, producing the protein MYLLAVVYFASDFHLKSETEHSKDREQHILNWLESISDHAAELYLVGDVFDFWFDYKKVIPRGYTGILSALYALRKKNIPVHFFTGNHDLWMFDYFTKELDIPIYKNPIIREIQGKKLFIGHGDGLGPGDHGYKLVKKLFTNPLAQRMFRWLHPDVGIGLANYFSSKSREAQDAVQQFLGPEKEWLIQFAESHLPENDCDYYIFGHRHLPIDYLLSNKKSRYINLGDWISFRSYASMEGGHVQLNFYKNDQVFPYS
- a CDS encoding 3-hydroxyanthranilate 3,4-dioxygenase, translated to MPVRRPFNIQKWVEEHRSELKPPVANRNLYQEADDFIVMVVAGPNARKDYHYNETEEWFFQLEGDITVRIQEDGKPVDIPIREGEIFLLPAKTPHSPMRPAGTIGLVIEAKRREQDMDGLMWFCENCNTKLHDSYFHLENIEKDFLPRFKEYYNSSELRTCPNCGTVMEADPRFTDPT
- a CDS encoding M14 family metallopeptidase — translated: MRLIFIVLYCFANLPGPAAQSLKTPFEKNNNQTSTYIDCINFYKALEKKSGLVKVFEAGPSDVSLPIYTVVLSSKKNFTPEKSRKAGKAILFINNGIHPGEPDGIEASMMFARDLVSDPNQAKILDEISIVIIPIYNVGGSLLRNKYSRVNQNGPDEYGFRGNAQNLDLNRDFIKCDSRNAKTFTQLFRHWDPDIFLETHTTDGADYPYLMTLLSSQRHKLQIELANYIYKHFIPPFIKSMSERNLDVIPYVNSEGDPSGGIFDFLDSPRFSTGYAALFHCMGFLAESHMLKPYNARVSAHKLLMQKLAEQTRLQKNELLRVREEAKSAATKSKTMDIRWKIDKSRCDSLYFTGYTAEKKISELTGLERISYDKNKPYSKNIPYYNVCQPVKTVKRPTAYFVPAAFEMVIERLKWNGVQMHRLEKDSLVRAHYYKIKNFKSVSKPYEGHFMHQEVETESIRDSRMYFKGDYIIYTQQPAIRYIVETLEPEAHDAFFVWNFFDPILQRKEYFSDYLFEDLAVSILENDRDIKKEFEERKLNDSQFARSSRAMLEFIYDRSKYAEPGYRLYPVALIYQED
- a CDS encoding YebC/PmpR family DNA-binding transcriptional regulator, producing MGRIFEVRKHKMFARYAKMSKQFARISKEVFMAVKASGPNPDSNPRLRAAFQNARACNMPKDRLEAAIKKAASKDEKDLEILTYEGYGPYGVAVLVETATDNPTRTVANIRSYFNKYGGSLGTSGSVEYLFEHKCNFRIRKKPGMDPEMLELELIDAGCEELNEDGEELVVYGNFDGFGSLQDYFEKHEIEIISSGFDRIPTTTKKLTQEQEEEVNKLLDKIEEDEDVQNVFSTME
- a CDS encoding tetratricopeptide repeat protein, translated to MSTFSEDFLLNVRLHRIALLVLPFLIYANTLNHEFVLDDGIVITENKFVKQGFSGIGELLTKDSFYGFFKKQGKEKLVSGGRYRPMSLIVFAVTYELFGASPFVFHFLSILIYALLGLVMYVCLQKLFSLKLGQASRPFSLLTSLLFITHPVHTECVANVKGMDESLALLFSLLAFVFFLQYLEVKKYQMIAISGFCMLLGLLSKENAIAYVVLIPLGTFLLHDYNKSQLVRASMVLMIAGLIFVLMRANTLGLNPFTRLSTELMNNPFMKLENGQKVAMNIFEKTGIITYCLFEYLRLLIWPHPLTHDYYPKHIPLLGPFSWKSISAVVIYTSAIATALWSYKTLRVFTYCVASYILPLFLVSNIMFPIGTNMGERFLFMPSLGFIIGLVFLLLKFNHLNYQRSFYMLMPLYVLFSFLTINRNPAWKSNKILFDTDLHTSAQSAKIHNAVAGVLLESVPSIKDSAEIRKITSKARMELEKALQIHPLYMEAHLQMGNIYYYEKDYANAIEKYNYLLSHLPEDEDAFKNLQMALRERGRQLGQSGKLQEATDFIKKALGMNPGDAECLMLMGIAEGSAGNNDVAIEYFRKAIQMEPKNAQAYFNLGIAFKNSGDAIKSDSMFNVAKVIDPQILQKNGLIDQ